DNA sequence from the Bufo bufo chromosome 3, aBufBuf1.1, whole genome shotgun sequence genome:
CCTCTGTCTTCTCCCAAAGGTGGAAAAAAATGAGGAGGGCGACCAAAAAATTGACCAAGATGCAAACAAGCCAGAGGACAAAGCTCATAAAGCAGCGACCAAAATCCAGGCCAGCTTTCGCGGACATATAATCCGGAAAAAACTGAAGGGCGACAAGAAAGGAGATGAGAATAGTGGAGAACCTCTGGAGAACCACAAAGAAGATGCTAAGGAGAACGCCGAAAAGAAAGAAAACGAGGCTCCAAAAACAGAGGAACCCACCAGTGATGGACCTTTGTCTGAAGATGATAAGAAGAAGGCAGATAGTTCTTCAGAAGATAAAAAGCAGGAGGCGGGTTCAGCGGAAGAggccaaaaacacagaaaaaaaaccttCAGAGGAGAAGCAAACGGAGTCTGAAGCTACAGAAAAGTCTTCGGGTCAAGGCGCCAACCAAGCAAAGGATGAGTCCAAACAAGCCGATGTGCCTGCCGCTAGTCCAGAAGCCGCCCCTGCAAAAGAGCAACCCAAACAAGACACAGCAGACAGCAGTCAAGATGACGACAAGAAAGGAGGTAAGGGACAGTGGTTGCTAGGCAACTAGCACATTATTTGTAACAATTTGCAGTTATTGTATCAAAGGTCACTTATTAGTTCTGTGGATTCACATGAGGCCTTTCAGCCAgtcagtaaggctacatgcagacgacagtgaaaaacggacaggtGATGGACGTATTTTTAAAGGCCATCACACGTCAGTTTTAAGAACAATGGTCGTCTACATACAGGGTTATTaacagatgtaaaaaaaatagaacattttctatcttgtccgttttttaCTGACCGACTGCCCCCATATCATTGAATGGCTCAGTTTTTAAcgtccgtttctcagaaaggtatcagtgaaaaaaaatgtacgTTAAAAATGGACAGTTTATTCGTTTTAACTGACGTTTTATTTCACTGTCGTCTTAGAGATAAGCGAACCCAGTAGAGAATAATTTCGGGTCTGGTTCGCCAGTTCAGACCCGGAATCGGTGTAGACTGAAAAGAAGTTGCTCCAGTTGCCCTGAAAGCTGGTACATAAGCTCCCTCTAGCCTCCGAGGATTCAGAATTTTTAGGAAGACCTGTTATCTCTTTTGGTTATctccctgattgatttctgactctctCTGACTCCCTAAGATGGTTTTGCTGGCAGACACCGTCACAaccaaccaccctcattcacagcccaggaCAGAATGGCCTTCTGCTCGTTCTGCTAGGCCGTCTccatgattggctcatccaggctgtccgtCAAACAGAGCAAAAACCCCCCTTCCTCTCGGGGTTATGTGAGACCTTCCGCCgtcatgtgcactaaaatggcgctaCGTGCGTTAGgcttgtccggcaggctgttccggtgggggaacagcctgccggatctgcacTAACGcttgcacacgtgtgctgccggGGGGGGTTCACTATAATAGGGATGGGACGGATATCcggccgcagcatggcaaacatgccggaCAAATACTGCAGCACGTTGCACATGTGTGCAAGCGTTAGTACGGATTTCCGCGGGGTAACAGCCTTCCGGACAAgcctaacgccagtgtgaaagaacccttagtCCTAAAACTAAACCTGAAAAGAGTCGGATTCGTCTACCATTCTGAACCCGGTTCTCTCATCCTTACGGTCAATAGCTCTGAtaaagatcatgtgacatacGCGCAAGGACTCCTGACTCCTACAGTCACAGACTGCATCACATGATCCTTTTTCAGAGCTGCTGATTGGCTCTCATACACCTCCCAACATTAGGATCCCCATTAGCAGGACATTTTATACCCCAGCCGTGGTCACCCACAAAACCTTGCAGAAACGCCCACTTTGGGGCACATTTGCACCAAACCCCGCCCCTTCTGAGTTCCATTGCACTGGACAATCCCATGAATAATGAGATGATTGGGACGTGTGGATCATACGATATATCAGGTGACTTCAGAATTAGGAAGGACTTTTCAGCCCCTTCGATGTTTTACATTCGGGGAGGGAGAGAATTAAGGGAGGAAGAGGGGTTGTGACGCAGAAGGGGCCCATGAGGACGGTTCAGGGTCGTTTACATACGAGGTGTCCTTTACATCCCCCTGTTTAAGGTTAGGGGACCGTACATTTTAGGGGTGACTGGTGCCCTTTAATGCAGCAGAGCCCAGTGTGTGTTCCTCGTGATGGTCGCTGTCCTCGTTAATCACATTATCAGCTGGCGCTTTCCAGGCTTCCTTATCTTCTAATTAATAGCACATTGGCTTCTCCGCGACTCCTGCCAAATCAGAATTGTATTGGCCGTCCCCCAGGGTCCGCCTTATTGGCTCGGAGCTCTCATGTCACGAATACCATGAGCTGGACTCGTCAATGTTCTGAGATTATCACACAACATGGTCAATAGATGCTAGATACTCATTACACCTTCTAGGACACAGATCTCTAGTAATGTTCCTCATGATCACCTGGCCTCAGGAATGGAATGACGGaactacagtgaagactgacattTTCAAAGAAagctgaaaaataaaagaaatgcaaaACAATGTGAAATGATAATGTGTATACCGTGGATAATCTGTAAAAAGCTGGATGAGCCCCCCATGGGCACTAACTGCACTTATTTGTCAcccatgtagatagatagatagatagatagatagatagatagatagatagatagataggagatagatagatagataatagatagatagatagatagataatagatagatagatagatagatagatagatagatagatagatagatagatagatatgagatagataggagatagatagatagatagatagatagatagatagatagatagatagatagatagataatagatagataatagatagatagatatgagatagatagatagatagatagatatgagatagatagatagatagatagatagatagatagatagatagatatgagatagatagatattagatagatagatagatagatagatagatagatagatagatagatagatagataatagatagatagatatgagatagatagatagatagatagatgatagatagatagatagataatagatagataatagatagatagatagatataagatagatagatagataatagatagataatagatagatggataatagatagatattagatagatagatagataatagatagatagatagatagataggagatagatatgagatagatagatagatagatagatagatagatagatattagatagatagatagatagatagatagatagatagataatagatagatagatacatagatagatagatagataatagatagatagatagatagataggagatagatatgagatagatagatagatagatagatagatagatagatattagatagatagatagatagatagatagataatagatagatagatagatagatagatagatagatagatagatagatagataatagatagataaatgctgGCACACTGCATACATGTGATTACTTCAGTGCTGCTTATACTTTTCTAGATAGAAGACTTGCACTTTCTGTAGATCTGTCCCGTGTGTCATGTAGATGAAACgtttgattttcacacatcagatCTGGGTTCGTGCGAGGCGACCTGACTCTCCGCACAGCAGACATAATGAGCGTCAGCAGATACATAGATCCTCTCGATGTGCTACTTTATGTCCACGGGTGATCCTGTCCTTATCTGTCAGTgcccgctgggagttgtagtgccacCAAAGCTGGTGAGAGACAGTTATTTGGAGTTTAAACTGACCTCCATGGACAACATtaagagcaggggtcagaggggtGACGAAACACATGGCTACAGGGTCAGACTACACgcaggtttttttttgggggggggggggggggggggggttgggatcTGTAGCCATAATACGGCATAAGAGCTGTATACAAAAAACGGTTGGACATTTTTGTTTAGAACTCTTTGCAGAGATGGTTCATGTTTTAATACAGGCCCAATAATTACAGTGATTGCAGAAGTATACACACCCTTTAATGTCATGGTGACAACTGCTCAATTCCTGTGTCACATTATTATAACAGCTCTGCCTTGTGTTTAGAAGCATGGGCTACGGGGGCTCTACAGAGCTGTGTCGCTAGGAAGCAAGGGGGCCACTTACACACATCCCACCTTATCTCCGGGGAACCTACTGTATATTTTTCAATATTGCAAAGTAACAAAGTAACCAATTGTAACCTATGTCTTCAGCAACTGTTTCTTGACAGTCTGTAGACCAGGAATCAGCAACtcccgacactccagctgttctgaaactacaactcccagaatcctcccttcacttctatgggagttgcaaGAACTGCAAGTGAAGAAGGGGAGCAGTAAcgaataaaacttaacttttaatatgtctATTCTCCCTGGGTAGGGAATAAAAAAACCCTTACaagcaaaaaaacacacaatgacAGACGTAGATCCTGGGCTGGTGTGCCGCAAGTGTTGTCTTGCACACCAAATCAGGTGTCGTCCTCCCTAGGCCTGCGAATGGCGTCGCAAAGGCCCATAGGGGATAGACCGTAAAATCCCTTAATCCTAGTCCCAAGATAGGGTATTAGGACCAAGCTGATAAGAAATGGAAAGGTCTTACCAATTCTTAAAGAGGCCTCACTTGTTGGCCACGTACAGTGGGTTAGTGCAGGAGGTGGTCACGTGCAGCAGGTCGGTCGTTCATCAGATGTCCATAGGAAAGAggatatccgaaatatcagtcagACCTGGTATTAGAGCAGGCTCACCAGAGAAACTTACCCTAGTACCACCCTGCTTGACCTATCCGGCCCTAACACGGagtccgtgccccgcaaggggtggccccgtccggaaccttgccctgataAGGAGTCCCTATGTGACCCTAAAGCAGGGTGACCAGGGGTGGAGCCCTAAGTATCAAGGCAAGTAGAGGTGTAAAACCGTAATAAATTGCGTGTGTCGCAAAATATGAATAAATGAAAATGAAGGGTGGACAAGCGCAAATGAGTTGCGCGTCCAGTGATCTGTGAgcgtgtcccaacgcgtttcattgATCTAACATATCTTGGTCCGCTTTCATAAGTCTAAGGCCCCATAAATCACTCGTGCACCTGTGATGGTTGGTATGGTGAACCTCCATGCCCACAACTCTGGATACCTACGATATACCGTTCCAGCAATAATGGATATCATCCCACATGCCTCATTCTGTCACCTGTCTACCATGCTTTGAGGGGCTCTTCAATGTAATACCCCCATATACTTATACAGTTGCAATAGGTAGACTGACAGGAGCCATAATAataagccccgtgtcccctgacgatTTATGGGGCCTTAGACTTATGAAAGCGGACCAAGATATGTTAGATcaatgaaacgcgttgggacacgcTCACAGATCACTGGACGCGCAACTCATTTGCGCTTGTCCACCCTTCATTTTCATTTATTCATATTTTGCGGCACACGCAATTTATTAGGGTTTTACACCTCTACTTGCCTTGATACTTAGGGCTCCACCCCTGGTCACCCTGCTTTAGGGTCACATAGGGACTCCTTATCGGGGCAAGGTtctggacggggccaccccttgcggggcacggactCCGTGTTAGGTCACTAGGGCCGGATAGGTCAAGCAGGGTGGTACTAGGGTAAGTTTCTCTGGTGAGCCTGCTCTAATACCAGGTctgactgatatttcggatatccTCTTTCCTATGGACATCTGATGAACGACCGACCTGCTGCACTAACCCACTATACGTGGCCAACAAGTGAGGCCTCTTTAAGAATTGGTAAGACCTTTCCATTTCTTATCAGCTTGGTCCTAATACCCTATCTTGGGACTAGGATTAAGGGATCTTACGGTCTATCCCCCATGGGCCTTTGCGACGCCATTCGCAGGCCTAGGGAGGACGACACCTGATTTGGTGTGCAAGACAACACTTGCGGCACACCAGCCCAGGATCTACGTCTgtcattgtgtgtttttttgtttgtaaggggttTTTTATTCCCTACCCAGGGAGAATagacatattaaaagttaagttttattcaTTACTGCTCCCCTTCTTCACTTGTGCTTCACTCCTTTGAGCGGTATCCAGGAGAACTGCACCCGCAGTCACCTATCCTGGAAAGACACCATATATATTTTAGTTGTAAGAACtgccaagtaagtgtgcatgttgggagtggtagtttgacagcagctggagtgctgagggTTGTTGATCCCTGCTGTAGATTGTAGCAGGGTCGCCATAAGTAGTATGAGGGTCCTATATAcaacgcgtcccaggtgtaggaaatgccgagtggtatgttgcggcctaaaatgtctctttatgtgtgtcacggtgctcctacctggattgcAGCCTGGGGTGTGTACagagctttggctccgaagcaataaatagggggaataattgagggatttgaagaaataacttgagtccagaccttgagatgaagttcaatggcagctttacttgaataaacgtttctccaaacagtttcaggctttgtcattaaactggcaggcaaactcaaccctgctatatctgtttctccctaactctgctgtactgacaggctggctgtataactcagcttcttttctgtagtctgactctaggtgatgccagggaactttcctcctggctcctgaggcttcaagctttggcctccatggccagcagag
Encoded proteins:
- the GAP43 gene encoding neuromodulin gives rise to the protein MLCCMRRTKQVEKNEEGDQKIDQDANKPEDKAHKAATKIQASFRGHIIRKKLKGDKKGDENSGEPLENHKEDAKENAEKKENEAPKTEEPTSDGPLSEDDKKKADSSSEDKKQEAGSAEEAKNTEKKPSEEKQTESEATEKSSGQGANQAKDESKQADVPAASPEAAPAKEQPKQDTADSSQDDDKKGDDVEATKPSESAQQEEATSEEPKADQENA